The Listeria monocytogenes genome window below encodes:
- a CDS encoding polysaccharide biosynthesis protein: MSSKLMRGTAVLTAGTLLSKILGILYVIPFYWIAGGEQATILYQYGYVPYQIFLNIATAGVPLAVAKYISKYNSLNEYALSQRLYRSSTYLMIFTGIVSFLIMYIFAPILAGMQEVSGGTSIEDITTVIRAVSFALLIIPVMSLLRGYFQGFHSMGPSAVSQVIEQIARIVFLLASTYIVLHLIGGSLVTAMSLATFAAFVGAFFSFICLIWYYRKRKPGIQKMIAGSDNKLRVSTFHLLKEISISAVPFIIVGMAMSLYQQIDLFTFARVLTYDGMDGKTAEDLLSIFNFSVQKIIMIPGTLALAFSMTLVPLVAASFHKGRMREVHHHLTAVFQVLLFLVVPACLGIAILADPLYTIFYGYNADGSVLLQFFAPFAIFFSLFSVTAAILQGIDEQRYTVLSLLLGLLTKSVLQMPLILLLGAKGGALATGLGYIVSVVFTIFIIKKYAKYSFKYLLRRLLLILGISAVMLLSVWIIYHGLILFLNPHARLTALVIVFVAAGFGAYIYAFLAAKAGLLNYILGNRMYKIRKKLHLI, from the coding sequence ATGAGTTCAAAATTAATGCGAGGAACGGCTGTGCTTACCGCTGGGACATTGCTTTCAAAAATCTTAGGGATTTTATATGTCATTCCATTTTACTGGATTGCCGGCGGGGAACAAGCAACGATTCTCTATCAATATGGGTATGTCCCTTACCAAATATTCTTAAATATCGCGACAGCTGGAGTACCTTTAGCAGTTGCTAAATATATTTCGAAGTATAATTCGTTAAATGAATATGCTTTAAGTCAGCGATTGTATAGATCTAGTACGTATTTAATGATATTCACAGGGATTGTTAGTTTTTTAATAATGTATATTTTTGCTCCGATACTCGCGGGGATGCAAGAGGTCAGTGGCGGAACGAGTATTGAAGATATTACGACGGTTATTCGCGCAGTAAGTTTTGCATTACTTATTATTCCAGTAATGAGTTTACTTCGTGGTTATTTCCAAGGATTTCATTCGATGGGACCTTCTGCTGTGTCGCAAGTAATTGAACAAATAGCAAGAATTGTATTTTTACTTGCTAGTACGTATATTGTCTTACATTTAATTGGTGGAAGTCTTGTTACAGCGATGAGTTTAGCGACTTTTGCAGCTTTTGTCGGTGCGTTTTTCAGCTTTATTTGTCTCATTTGGTATTACCGGAAACGGAAGCCGGGTATTCAAAAAATGATTGCTGGCAGTGACAATAAGTTGCGCGTTTCGACTTTTCATCTATTAAAAGAAATTTCGATATCTGCGGTGCCATTTATTATTGTTGGAATGGCGATGTCGCTTTATCAGCAAATTGATTTATTTACGTTTGCTCGTGTTTTAACCTACGATGGTATGGACGGAAAAACAGCGGAAGATTTGCTTTCAATTTTTAACTTTTCTGTTCAAAAAATTATTATGATACCGGGAACGTTAGCCTTGGCGTTTTCGATGACACTTGTGCCTTTAGTAGCAGCATCTTTCCATAAAGGGAGAATGCGGGAAGTTCATCATCATTTGACAGCCGTTTTCCAAGTGTTACTATTTTTAGTTGTGCCAGCTTGTTTAGGAATTGCGATTTTAGCGGATCCGCTTTATACGATTTTTTATGGTTATAATGCAGATGGTTCGGTGTTACTTCAGTTCTTTGCGCCATTTGCCATATTCTTCTCGTTATTTAGTGTAACAGCCGCGATTTTGCAAGGAATTGATGAACAACGGTATACGGTTCTTAGCCTCTTACTTGGTTTACTGACGAAATCGGTGTTACAAATGCCATTAATTTTACTTTTAGGAGCAAAAGGTGGCGCATTAGCTACGGGACTTGGTTATATTGTTTCAGTAGTGTTCACCATTTTTATTATTAAAAAATATGCGAAGTACTCGTTTAAATATTTACTTAGACGTCTTTTACTTATTTTAGGAATTAGCGCAGTGATGCTTCTGAGTGTCTGGATAATTTATCATGGGTTAATTTTATTTTTAAATCCGCATGCAAGATTAACGGCGTTAGTCATTGTTTTTGTTGCCGCGGGATTTGGTGCTTATATTTATGCATTTTTAGCTGCAAAAGCTGGGCTATTAAACTATATTCTAGGGAACCGAATGTATAAAATTCGTAAAAAACTTCATTTGATTTAA
- the trpA gene encoding tryptophan synthase subunit alpha — protein sequence MTKTLTNKLAKKDHAAVVTYIMGGDGGLDNLEEQLLFLEKSGVSAIEIGIPFSDPVADGPIIQLAGLRALKEQVSLEAILNKLARSKVQIPLIIMSYINPIFHLGIPKFVELVQKTPVKGLIIPDLPFEHQILITPELQGTDIALIPLVSLTSPKERLEEIAKQAEGFIYAVTVNGTTGVRSEFDAHIDSHLAYLKSVSPVPVLAGFGVSSIEHVEKFARVCDGVIIGSKVVQMLHEEKTTELGAFLQKAAEVRIEN from the coding sequence ATGACTAAAACATTAACGAATAAACTAGCGAAAAAAGACCACGCTGCTGTAGTTACTTATATTATGGGTGGCGATGGTGGCTTAGATAATTTAGAAGAACAGTTATTGTTTCTCGAAAAATCTGGCGTAAGCGCGATTGAAATTGGTATTCCTTTTTCTGATCCGGTTGCTGATGGTCCGATTATTCAACTTGCTGGGTTACGTGCTTTAAAGGAACAAGTGAGTTTAGAAGCCATTTTAAATAAATTAGCAAGGAGTAAAGTGCAAATTCCACTAATTATTATGAGTTATATTAATCCGATTTTTCATTTAGGTATCCCGAAATTTGTTGAATTGGTGCAGAAAACGCCGGTGAAAGGGCTTATTATTCCTGATTTACCATTTGAGCACCAAATACTGATTACGCCAGAACTTCAAGGGACAGATATTGCACTTATTCCGCTTGTTTCATTGACAAGTCCGAAAGAGCGCCTCGAAGAAATTGCCAAACAGGCAGAAGGATTTATTTATGCAGTAACAGTGAACGGAACTACCGGTGTGAGAAGTGAATTTGATGCCCATATCGATAGCCATTTAGCTTATTTGAAAAGTGTTAGTCCTGTTCCAGTTCTTGCAGGTTTTGGTGTTTCTTCTATTGAACATGTGGAGAAATTTGCGCGAGTATGTGATGGCGTGATAATCGGTAGTAAAGTTGTGCAAATGTTACATGAAGAAAAAACGACAGAGCTAGGAGCGTTTTTACAAAAGGCCGCAGAAGTTCGAATCGAAAACTAA
- the trpB gene encoding tryptophan synthase subunit beta, translated as MTYQAPDENGFYGKFGGRFVPETLMKAVKELDEAYRASKTDPAFQKELNYYLKEYVGRETPLYFAEQLTAHAGGAKIYLKREDLNHTGAHKINNTIGQALLARQMGKQKVVAETGAGQHGVATATVAALFNMECTIFMGEEDVKRQSLNVFRMELLGAKVVSVKAGSRTLKDAVNEALRFWVANVEDTHYIMGSVLGPHPFPEIVRDYQSVIGIEARKQHLEKEGKLPDAIVACVGGGSNAMGLFYPFVDDVSVQMHGVEAAGHGLETEFHAATISKGEIGILHGAMMDVLQDENGQILEAFSISAGLDYPGIGPEHSFFRDLGRAVYHSVTDDEAVEAFQLLCRTEGIIPALESSHAISYAVKLASQMRPEESMVVCLSGRGDKDVNQLKERLEGQTND; from the coding sequence ATGACTTATCAAGCACCTGACGAAAATGGCTTTTACGGAAAATTTGGCGGCAGATTTGTACCAGAAACATTGATGAAAGCAGTGAAAGAATTAGACGAGGCGTACCGAGCTTCCAAAACAGATCCTGCTTTTCAAAAAGAATTAAACTATTATTTAAAAGAATATGTGGGCCGAGAAACACCACTTTATTTTGCTGAACAATTGACAGCACATGCGGGCGGAGCAAAAATTTATTTAAAACGCGAAGATTTAAATCATACTGGCGCACATAAAATCAATAATACTATTGGGCAAGCCTTACTCGCACGTCAAATGGGCAAACAAAAAGTAGTGGCAGAAACTGGCGCAGGACAACATGGGGTGGCGACTGCAACGGTTGCAGCACTTTTTAATATGGAATGTACTATTTTTATGGGAGAAGAAGATGTAAAACGCCAATCACTCAATGTGTTTAGAATGGAACTTCTTGGTGCAAAAGTAGTGAGCGTGAAAGCAGGAAGCAGAACATTAAAAGATGCAGTAAATGAGGCACTCAGATTCTGGGTTGCCAATGTGGAAGATACGCATTATATTATGGGATCCGTTCTTGGACCGCATCCATTTCCAGAAATTGTTCGTGATTACCAAAGTGTTATCGGAATAGAAGCTAGAAAACAGCATTTGGAAAAAGAAGGCAAACTTCCTGACGCGATTGTTGCTTGTGTTGGTGGTGGCAGTAATGCGATGGGCTTATTTTATCCATTCGTAGACGATGTTTCTGTTCAAATGCATGGGGTAGAAGCAGCAGGGCACGGTTTAGAAACTGAATTCCATGCGGCGACTATTTCCAAAGGAGAAATCGGGATTTTGCACGGAGCGATGATGGACGTTTTACAAGATGAGAATGGGCAAATTTTGGAAGCATTTTCGATTTCAGCAGGTTTAGACTATCCAGGTATTGGTCCGGAGCATAGCTTTTTCCGTGATTTAGGTCGTGCGGTGTATCATTCTGTTACCGATGATGAAGCCGTTGAAGCGTTTCAACTTTTATGTCGTACGGAAGGAATTATTCCTGCGCTCGAAAGTTCGCACGCGATTAGCTATGCAGTCAAACTTGCAAGCCAAATGCGTCCAGAAGAAAGTATGGTTGTTTGTTTATCTGGTCGCGGCGATAAAGATGTTAACCAACTAAAAGAACGCTTGGAGGGACAAACTAATGACTAA
- a CDS encoding phosphoribosylanthranilate isomerase — protein MIVKICGLKKVVDVAAAVDNGADMIGFVFAKSKRQVTVEAAHELAKEIPEGVKKVGVFVNPTEEELKVAIKGVPLDIVQLHGQEPAKQANRTDVEVIKAFPVKDGKLPTNINDYPNAYILLDAPAEEYEGGSGKTFDWEKINRDMLTKNKLIIAGGLNAQNVQEAIKRFEPYAVDISSGVESNGEKDPEKIKCFIKTAKGVE, from the coding sequence ATGATTGTAAAAATTTGTGGATTGAAAAAAGTGGTAGATGTAGCGGCTGCGGTCGATAATGGCGCAGATATGATTGGCTTCGTTTTCGCAAAAAGTAAGCGCCAAGTCACCGTGGAAGCGGCGCACGAACTAGCTAAAGAGATTCCTGAAGGTGTCAAAAAAGTCGGGGTATTCGTTAATCCTACTGAAGAAGAGTTAAAGGTAGCAATCAAAGGTGTGCCATTAGACATTGTTCAACTTCACGGACAAGAACCTGCGAAACAAGCAAATCGCACAGATGTAGAAGTAATCAAAGCTTTTCCTGTGAAAGACGGGAAACTTCCTACCAATATAAATGACTATCCCAATGCTTATATCTTACTCGATGCACCAGCAGAGGAATACGAAGGGGGCAGCGGAAAAACATTTGATTGGGAGAAAATAAATAGGGACATGCTTACGAAAAATAAACTAATTATAGCTGGCGGATTAAATGCTCAGAATGTACAAGAAGCCATTAAACGCTTTGAACCATATGCAGTAGATATTTCCTCTGGCGTAGAATCAAACGGGGAAAAAGATCCGGAGAAAATTAAATGCTTCATTAAAACAGCAAAAGGAGTGGAATAA
- the trpC gene encoding indole-3-glycerol phosphate synthase TrpC, whose amino-acid sequence MTFLEEILAQKAVEIADMPLEKVAEKRKTYSFYEFLKANTSTMQLIAEVKRASPSKGEINMGVNPVLQAKSYQAAGAGMISVLTDPVFFKGSIEDLREVAKNVEIPVLCKDFIISEKQLIRARNAGATVVLLIISALTEEMLITLFEQALALDLEVLVEVHDQKELAVAQKIGAKLIGVNNRNLHTFEVDIAVSERLASDFLSDACFISESGFRTAEDVARVSQKYNAVLVGEALMREATPEVAAKSLKVTR is encoded by the coding sequence ATGACATTTTTAGAAGAAATTTTAGCGCAAAAAGCAGTAGAAATTGCAGACATGCCCTTAGAAAAAGTAGCAGAAAAACGGAAAACTTATTCGTTTTATGAATTTTTAAAAGCAAATACAAGCACGATGCAACTTATTGCAGAAGTAAAACGCGCTTCTCCCTCTAAAGGGGAAATCAATATGGGGGTGAATCCGGTTCTGCAAGCTAAGTCTTATCAAGCTGCGGGTGCAGGAATGATTTCTGTTTTGACAGATCCTGTTTTTTTCAAAGGCTCGATTGAAGATTTGCGAGAAGTAGCGAAAAATGTCGAAATTCCTGTACTTTGTAAAGATTTTATTATTAGTGAAAAACAATTGATTCGTGCTCGAAATGCGGGAGCAACGGTTGTATTGCTAATTATTTCGGCTCTTACAGAAGAGATGCTAATTACCCTGTTTGAACAAGCTCTGGCGCTTGATTTGGAAGTGTTAGTGGAAGTACATGACCAGAAAGAATTAGCTGTTGCTCAAAAAATTGGGGCTAAACTCATTGGTGTGAACAACCGTAATTTGCATACATTTGAAGTGGATATTGCAGTAAGTGAAAGACTGGCGAGTGATTTTTTGTCAGATGCTTGCTTTATAAGCGAATCAGGTTTTCGAACAGCAGAAGATGTGGCTCGTGTTAGTCAAAAATATAATGCAGTACTTGTTGGAGAAGCGCTAATGAGAGAAGCGACTCCAGAAGTAGCGGCGAAAAGTTTGAAGGTGACACGATGA
- the trpD gene encoding anthranilate phosphoribosyltransferase: protein MEILLQKVYDQENLSKEEMTMIATEIFEGRLSKTKIAAFLMALKVKGETAEEMAGIAQAMQQVAIQVAFPAGTAMDNCGTGGDKSNSFNISTTSAFVLAAAGIPVAKHGNRSISSRSGSADVCQELGIDINMRPEDMTYLLEKVGIAFLFAPHVHPNMKYVMDVRKELGTPTIFNLIGPLTNPVHLETQLMGIYRRDLLEQTAEVLGQLGRKRAVVLNGAGFMDEASLAGENHYALYENGEVHLYTLRPEDVGLTSYPLEAITGGDAKENAAILRSVLDGEPGAYLDTVLLNAGFGLFANGKVATVQEGVDLARDLIKSGLAKQKLADLITYQKEVLAK from the coding sequence ATGGAAATCTTATTACAAAAAGTATATGACCAAGAAAATTTATCCAAAGAAGAAATGACAATGATTGCAACAGAAATTTTTGAAGGACGACTTTCGAAAACTAAAATAGCTGCTTTTTTAATGGCGCTCAAAGTGAAAGGAGAAACGGCAGAAGAAATGGCGGGAATCGCGCAGGCGATGCAACAAGTAGCCATTCAAGTCGCTTTTCCAGCCGGGACGGCGATGGATAATTGCGGAACAGGTGGAGATAAATCCAATAGTTTTAATATTAGTACCACGTCCGCTTTTGTTCTTGCGGCTGCGGGGATTCCGGTTGCGAAACATGGGAATAGAAGCATTTCTAGTCGTTCTGGTAGTGCCGATGTTTGTCAGGAATTAGGGATTGATATTAATATGCGCCCAGAAGATATGACTTATTTACTCGAAAAAGTCGGGATTGCCTTTTTGTTCGCGCCGCATGTTCACCCGAATATGAAGTACGTTATGGATGTTCGAAAAGAACTTGGAACGCCAACAATTTTTAATTTGATTGGTCCACTCACAAATCCGGTCCATTTAGAAACGCAATTAATGGGAATTTATCGTCGTGATTTGTTAGAGCAAACAGCGGAAGTGCTCGGCCAACTTGGACGAAAACGCGCAGTCGTTTTAAATGGCGCTGGTTTTATGGATGAAGCTTCTCTGGCTGGAGAAAATCACTATGCACTATATGAAAATGGCGAGGTTCACTTATATACACTGCGTCCGGAAGATGTTGGTTTAACTAGTTATCCTCTCGAAGCGATTACGGGCGGAGATGCTAAAGAAAATGCAGCAATTTTGCGTAGTGTGCTTGACGGAGAACCAGGAGCTTACTTAGATACAGTGCTTTTAAATGCCGGATTTGGTTTATTTGCAAATGGCAAAGTGGCAACGGTACAAGAAGGCGTGGATTTAGCAAGAGACTTAATTAAAAGTGGTTTAGCCAAACAAAAATTGGCAGATTTAATTACTTATCAAAAAGAGGTGCTAGCAAAATGA
- a CDS encoding anthranilate synthase component II — protein sequence MILLIDNYDSFTFNLEQYLAEFSEVVVKRNDATDLMDVAALADGIVLSPGPGKPKDAGLLEEVVAKFAKEKPLLGICLGHQAIGEVFGGEVKRAAKIRHGKVSTMRQTAGAIFANLPEEMPVMRYHSLIVDKNTLPPVLEVLAVATDDAEVMAMKVKDYPVYGLQFHPESIGTNDGKQMMENFIHIVEGARENGNLITKSI from the coding sequence ATGATTTTATTAATTGATAATTATGATTCGTTTACATTTAATTTAGAACAGTATTTAGCGGAATTTAGTGAAGTAGTGGTGAAACGGAATGATGCAACTGATTTAATGGATGTAGCGGCTTTGGCTGATGGAATAGTTCTTTCACCGGGACCAGGAAAACCAAAGGACGCTGGTCTTTTAGAAGAAGTAGTTGCAAAATTTGCGAAAGAAAAGCCTTTACTTGGAATTTGTTTAGGGCATCAGGCGATTGGTGAGGTATTCGGCGGAGAAGTAAAAAGAGCGGCAAAGATCCGCCACGGGAAAGTTTCTACTATGCGGCAAACCGCCGGAGCAATCTTCGCTAATTTACCGGAAGAAATGCCTGTGATGCGTTATCATTCTTTAATAGTAGATAAAAACACGTTACCACCCGTTTTAGAAGTGTTAGCAGTAGCGACGGACGATGCAGAAGTGATGGCAATGAAAGTAAAAGATTATCCGGTTTATGGTTTACAGTTTCATCCTGAATCAATTGGTACGAATGACGGAAAACAAATGATGGAAAACTTTATTCATATAGTGGAAGGGGCGCGAGAAAATGGAAATCTTATTACAAAAAGTATATGA
- the trpE gene encoding anthranilate synthase component I: MRKTKKIDADTLTAILAFQRLSGIGKSLLEGAAKDAEAGRYSVIAINPVHEIKVYQQDYYIDGIHQIVADPLKEIELFIEKPKEDEADLPLDSGAIGYVGYDVIALYEDLGEIPVETRDMPDIRFYVYESFVIMDHQAEELILVQDNCYSGRSEAELDKALELMFTELTTPKKEEHKAIHVPKMTYKSNYTKEEYMELVKKAKTYIQEGDFFQIVLSQRLEADFTVTPFDYYRKLRLLNPSPYLYFIDFGDTVLIGSSPESLIKTKGRTVITNPIAGTRRRGATKQEDELLASELLADEKELAEHRMLVDLGRNDIGKIAETGSVHVPVYLTIERYRFLMHLVSVVEGTLKPGLTAMDALRSTLPAGTVSGAPKIRAMERIYEWENVKRGPYAGAVGYLTKNGDSDFALSIRTMVLHNGKAYVQAGAGIVYDSDPESEYLETLQKAKALLEVGE, translated from the coding sequence ATGAGAAAAACGAAAAAAATAGATGCTGACACACTAACGGCTATTTTGGCGTTTCAAAGACTTTCTGGTATAGGGAAAAGTTTGCTGGAAGGGGCGGCGAAAGATGCAGAGGCTGGACGTTACTCGGTTATTGCTATTAACCCAGTCCATGAAATTAAAGTATATCAACAGGATTATTATATTGATGGTATACATCAAATTGTCGCAGATCCTTTAAAAGAAATTGAACTATTTATTGAAAAGCCAAAAGAAGATGAAGCAGATTTACCGCTTGATTCAGGTGCAATTGGTTATGTTGGTTATGATGTTATTGCGCTTTATGAAGATTTAGGCGAAATACCAGTAGAAACTCGGGATATGCCAGATATTCGTTTTTATGTATATGAAAGTTTTGTGATTATGGATCATCAGGCCGAAGAACTTATTTTAGTGCAAGATAATTGTTATTCGGGAAGAAGTGAGGCGGAACTAGATAAGGCGCTTGAATTAATGTTTACTGAACTTACAACGCCGAAAAAGGAAGAGCACAAGGCTATCCATGTTCCCAAAATGACATACAAGAGTAACTATACGAAAGAGGAATACATGGAGTTGGTGAAAAAAGCGAAAACCTATATTCAAGAGGGGGACTTCTTTCAAATAGTTCTCTCGCAACGACTAGAAGCAGATTTTACCGTGACACCATTTGATTATTATCGGAAATTACGTTTGTTAAATCCTTCTCCTTATCTTTATTTCATTGATTTTGGGGATACGGTGTTGATTGGATCTTCCCCAGAAAGTTTGATCAAAACGAAAGGACGGACGGTGATTACGAATCCTATTGCAGGAACAAGACGACGCGGGGCGACAAAACAAGAAGATGAATTACTTGCTTCGGAATTGTTAGCGGATGAAAAAGAATTGGCAGAGCACCGGATGTTAGTAGATCTTGGACGAAATGATATTGGGAAAATCGCTGAAACGGGATCGGTGCATGTACCCGTTTACCTTACTATTGAAAGATATCGTTTTTTAATGCATTTAGTTTCAGTAGTAGAAGGAACTTTAAAACCCGGACTGACAGCAATGGATGCTCTTCGGTCGACGCTTCCAGCAGGTACAGTTAGCGGAGCACCAAAAATAAGAGCTATGGAGCGAATCTATGAATGGGAAAATGTGAAACGTGGTCCTTATGCTGGCGCGGTTGGCTATCTAACCAAAAATGGTGATTCGGATTTCGCGCTTTCGATTAGAACGATGGTGCTTCATAACGGAAAAGCTTATGTTCAAGCAGGAGCAGGGATTGTTTATGATTCTGACCCAGAAAGCGAGTACTTAGAGACATTACAAAAAGCGAAGGCACTTTTGGAGGTGGGAGAATGA